In Gigantopelta aegis isolate Gae_Host chromosome 14, Gae_host_genome, whole genome shotgun sequence, the following proteins share a genomic window:
- the LOC121389104 gene encoding orexin receptor type 2-like, with product MPSSRKFVPFLENVVSHAVVATILTISLERFRVACHSQSHTGPTSRFIVVTFVLIWIISITSAVPVLFITEYRKRMLLDGTPVSVCITPILSTWHKVYMVLITSLFFVVPFLFIVLLYMRVCFALVCQFRKEERRLELYPSEVVRLKRQMIQIIVTVVLVFFVCHSPYRALAMWTMFEEDAVLRNIDPNTFLSVFYLARILMYSNHAINPIVYNFVAKKFRRALLWVCCDRRRKRSGSRVKYETPQHDAQCDHDCQTHVIRRSSRHMVAMGVPNVNVDEVFEHANRSHRNNFMVLYENLLV from the exons ATGCCGTCATCAC GTAAATTTGTGCCTTTCTTGGAGAACGTCGTCAGTCACGCCGTGGTTGCGACCATCCTGACGATCAGCCTTGAACGGTTCCGCGTGGCCTGTCACAGCCAGTCCCACACCGGTCCCACGTCCCGCTTCATCGTCGTCACGTTCGTCCTCATCTGGATCATCTCGATCACGTCGGCGGTCCCCGTCCTCTTCATCACCGAGTACCGGAAGCGGATGCTGCTGGACGGGACGCCGGTGTCCGTGTGCATCACGCCCATCCTGAGCACGTGGCACAAGGTGTACATGGTCCTCATCACCAGCCTGTTCTTCGTCGTGCCCTTCCTGTTCATCGTGCTACTATACATGCGCGTCTGCTTCGCCCTGGTGTGTCAGTTCCGGAAGGAGGAGCGTCGGCTGGAGCTCTACCCGAGCGAGGTCGTCCGGCTGAAGCGGCAGATGATCCAGATCATCGTCACCGTCGTGCTCGTCTTCTTCGTCTGCCACTCGCCGTACAGAGCGCTAGCCATGTGGACGATGTTCGAAGAGGACGCCGTCCTCCGAAACATCGACCCAAACACCTTCCTCTCTGTGTTCTACCTGGCGCGAATCCTGATGTATTCCAACCACGCCATCAACCCGATCGTCTACAACTTCGTGGCCAAGAAGTTCCGGCGGGCGCTGCTGTGGGTGTGTTGCGACAGGCGGCGGAAGCGGTCGGGCAGCAGAGTCAAGTACGAGACGCCGCAGCACGACGCGCAGTGTGACCACGACTGTCAGACGCACGTGATCAGACGATCCTCGCGCCACATGGTCGCCATGGGCGTCCCCAACGTCAACGTGGATGAGGTGTTCGAACACGCGAACCGATCGCACAGAAACAACTTCATGGTTCTCTATGAAAACCTCTTGGTATAG